From the Vallicoccus soli genome, the window CGAGGTGATCACCTTGACCACGTTCCCGATCTCCACCGACGACTCGCCCAGCTTCGCCACGGTGCCGTTCGTCGACTCGGCCACGCCCACCGCCTGGGCCGCGACGCGCGCGGCCTCGTTGGCGTTGTGCGCGATCTCGCGGATCGACGCGCCCATCTCCTCCGAGCCCGTCGCCACCGTCTGCACGTTGCGGGTCACCTGCTCGGCCGCGGCCGACACCCGGTCCGCCTGGCGGGCCGAGTCGTCCGCGGAGGACGCGATCTGCTGCGAGGTCACCGACATCTCCTCCGCCGCCGCGGACAGCGCCTGGGACGAGGAGTGGATCGAGGTGACGAGGGTGCGCAGTCCGTCGACCGCCTGGTCGAGGGCCTGGCCGACCCGGCCGACCTCGTCGCGGGAGGCGACCCCGGACACGTGGGTCAGGTCGCCGCCGGCGAGCGCCTCGGACTGCGCCTGCACCTTGCGCAGCCGCGAGACGATGCCGCGCGCCACGACGAAGCCGAGACCGAGCGCCGCCGCGATGCCGACGACGAGCATCGCCACGACCGTCGTCCGGCTGCTGTCGAACGACTCCTGGGCGCTCTGCACCGCCTCCGCCCCGGACTCCTGCTCGCCCTGCACCAGGACGTCCAGCGCGGCCATCATCTTGTCCGCCTGCGGCCGGGCCTTCTCGTCCCGCAGCTGGGTGAAGCGGGGGATGTCGTTGGCCTCGCTCGCCGGGAGCATCTCGTTGCGCAGGACGTCGAGGTAGGCCGCCAGCCCCTCGCGGTACTCGTCCACCCCCGCCTGCTGGTCCGCGCTGAGGTCGTGGCTCGCCGCGTAGCCGTCGACGCCCTCCTGGATGGACGCGACGCTCTCGTCGATCTTGCTCCGGTACGAGTCCATGGTCGCCTGGTCAGGGCTGATGGCGTGGTTCACGGCGTCCAGCCGCATCTGCACGGTGAGGCGGCGGAGCTTGGCGGCCTCGTCGAGGCCCGTGAAGTTCTCCGTGTAGAGCTGCTGGGTCGCGTGGTTCGTCGAGCCGAGCGCGGTCAGCCCGACGACCCCGACGAGCAGCGCGACGAGGCCGGCCACGGCGATGGAGCCGAGGATCTTGACGTTCGCGCCGAGGTCGTCCAGGCGGGGGCGCCGGCGGGAGCCGTCGGTGCTTGCCACGGTGGTTCTCCTTGTGCAGGGCCCGCTGGGTCGGGGCCGTCCACCGGACCCATCGGCAGCCACCTCACGGACCTTGATCGTCGCCAGGTCCGGACCCCGGGGCGCCGCCACCCGCG encodes:
- a CDS encoding methyl-accepting chemotaxis protein, with product MASTDGSRRRPRLDDLGANVKILGSIAVAGLVALLVGVVGLTALGSTNHATQQLYTENFTGLDEAAKLRRLTVQMRLDAVNHAISPDQATMDSYRSKIDESVASIQEGVDGYAASHDLSADQQAGVDEYREGLAAYLDVLRNEMLPASEANDIPRFTQLRDEKARPQADKMMAALDVLVQGEQESGAEAVQSAQESFDSSRTTVVAMLVVGIAAALGLGFVVARGIVSRLRKVQAQSEALAGGDLTHVSGVASRDEVGRVGQALDQAVDGLRTLVTSIHSSSQALSAAAEEMSVTSQQIASSADDSARQADRVSAAAEQVTRNVQTVATGSEEMGASIREIAHNANEAARVAAQAVGVAESTNGTVAKLGESSVEIGNVVKVITS